Proteins encoded together in one Onychomys torridus chromosome 1, mOncTor1.1, whole genome shotgun sequence window:
- the LOC118572854 gene encoding olfactory receptor 2AG2-like, giving the protein MELWNSTLGSGFILVGILDGSGSPELLCATVTALYMLALTSNGLLLLVITVDARLHVPMYLLLRQLSLIDLLFTSVVTPKAVMNFLLRDNTISFGGCALQMALALMLGSAEDLLLAFMAYDRYVAICHPLNYMIFMSPRICWLIVATSWILASLTAVGHTVYTMHFPFCMSQEIRHLLCEILPLLKLSCVDTSQYELMVYVTGVTFLLLPLSAIVTSYTLILFTVLHMPSNEGKKKALVTCLSHLTVVGMFYGAATFMYVLPSSLHNTNQDNIISVFYTIVTPALNPLIYSLRNKEVIGALRRFLDRYILPAHPTL; this is encoded by the coding sequence ATGGAGCTCTGGAACTCCACCTTGGGAAGTGGCTTCATCTTGGTTGGAATTCTGGATGGCAGTGGCTCTCCTGAACTGCTGTGTGCCACAGTCACAGCCCTGTATATGTTGGCACTGACCAGCAATGGACTGCTGCTCCTGGTCATCACAGTGGATGCCCGGCTCCATGTGCCCATGTATCTTCTACTTAGACAGCTCTCTCTCATTGACCTCCTCTTCACATCTGTTGTTACTCCCAAGGCTGTCATGAATTTTCTTTTGAGAGACAACACCATATCCTTTGGAGGCTGTGCCCTTCAGATGGCTCTAGCATTGATGCTGGGCAGTGCAGAGGACCTCCTTTTGGCCTTCATGGCCTATGACAGATATGTGGCCATTTGTCATCCTTTGAACTACATGATCTTCATGAGTCCTAGGATCTGCTGGCTCATAGTGGCCACATCATGGATCCTGGCATCTCTGACTGCAGTAGGTCATACTGTGTACACTATGCACTTCCCTTTCTGCATGTCTCAGGAAATTAGACACCTTCTCTGTGAGATTCTGCCATTGCTGAAGCTGTCCTGTGTAGATACTTCCCAATATGAGCTCATGGTTTATGTGACAGGGGTGACATTCCTCTTGCTCCCCCTTTCTGCCATTGTTACCTCCTACACATTAATTCTGTTCACTGTACTACACATGCCCTCaaatgaagggaaaaagaaagcccTTGTCACATGCCTTTCCCACTTGACAGTGGTTGGGATGTTTTATGGAGCTGCCACCTTCATGTATGTGCTACCCAGTTCACTGCACAACACCAATCAAGACAATATTATCTCTGTGTTTTATACAATAGTCACCCCAGCTCTGAACCCCCtcatctacagcctgaggaatAAGGAGGTTATTGGGGCTTTGAGAAGGTTCCTGGACAGATATATCCTGCCAGCACACCCCACTCTTTAA
- the LOC118574075 gene encoding olfactory receptor 2D3-like, with product MGEDNRTSVTEFIFLGLSQDPQTQALLFFLFLFVYLITVLGNLLIIILIHTDPRLHTPMYFFLRNLSFADLCFSTTTVPQVLIHFLVKKKTISFAGCSTQIVVLLLVGCTECALLAVMSYDRYVAVCKPLHYSTIMTHWVCVQLAAGSWASGAFVSLVDTTFTLRLPYRGNNVINHFFCEPPALLKLASADTYSTEMAIFAMGVIILLAPVSLILISYWNIISTVIQMQSGEGRLKVFSTCGSHLIVVVLFYGSAIFAYMRPNSKTMNEKDKMISVFYSAVTPMLNPIIYSLRNKDVKGALRRITAK from the coding sequence ATGGGTGAAGACAACAGAACGTCTGTGACAGAATTCATCTTCCTGGGCCTCTCACAGGACCCACAGACTCAagccctgctcttcttcctctttctcttcgtCTACCTGATCACTGTGCTGGGAAATTTgctcatcatcatcctcattcaCACAGACCCCAGACtccacactcccatgtactttttccttAGAAATCTGTCCTTTGCTGATCTTTGCTTTTCTACCACCACAGTTCCCCAAGTGCTCATCCACTTCCTGGTAAAGAAAAAGACCATTTCTTTTGCTGGATGTTCAACTCAGATAGTCGTCTTACTTCTGGTTGGGTGTACAGAGTGTGCACTCCTGGCAGTGATGTCCTATGACCGATATGTGGCTGTGTGCAAGCCTCTGCACTACTCCACCATCATGACACACTGGGTATGTGTCCAGCTGGCTGCAGGGTCCTGGGCCAGTGGTGCATTTGTGTCCCTGGTAGATACCACATTCACACTGCGTCTCCCTTACCGAGGAAACAATGTCATTAACCACTTTTTCTGTGAACCTCCTGCCCTCCTGAAGCTGGCTTCAGCAGACACTTACAGCACAGAAATGGCCATCTTTGCAATGGGGGTGATAATCCTCCTAGCACCTGTCTCCCTCATCCTCATCTCCTACTGGAACATCATCTCCACTGTGATCCAGATGCagtctggggaggggaggctcaAAGTCTTCTCCACCTGTGGTTCCCATCTCATTGTTGTTGTCCTCTTCTATGGCTCAGCAATATTTGCGTACATGAGACCAAACTCCAAGACAATGAACGAAAAGGATAAGATGATTTCAGTGTTCTATTCAGCAGTGACCCCCATGCTGAATCCCATCATTTACAGCCTGAGAAACAAGGATGTCAAAGGGGCTCTCAGGAGAATAACTGCAAAATAG
- the LOC118574108 gene encoding olfactory receptor 2D3-like, which produces MGEDNRTSVTEFIFLGLSQDPQTQALLFFLFLLIYLITVLGNLLIIVLIHTDPRLHTPMYFFLRNLSFADLCFSTTTVPQVLIHFLVKRKAISFAGCSTQIVVLLLVGCTDCALLAVMSYDRYVAVCKPLHYSTIMTHWVCVQLAAGSWASGAFVSLVDTTFTLRLPYQGSNIINHFFCEAPALLKLATADTYSTEMAIFAMGVIILLAPVSLILISYWNIISTVIHMQSGEGRLKVFSTCGSHLIVVGLFYGSAIFAYMRPNSKTMNEKDKMISVFYSAVTPMLNPIIYSLRNKDVKGALRRMSSR; this is translated from the coding sequence ATGGGTGAAGACAACAGAACGTCTGTGACAGAATTCATCTTCCTGGGCCTCTCACAGGACCCACAGACCCAagccctgctcttcttcctctttctcctcatctACCTGATCACTGTGCTGGGAAATCTGCTCATCATCGTGCTCATCCACACAGACCCCAGACtccacactcccatgtactttttccttAGAAATCTGTCCTTTGCTGATCTTTGCTTTTCTACCACCACAGTTCCCCAAGTGCTCATTCATTTCCTGGTAAAGAGAAAGGCCATTTCTTTTGCTGGATGTTCAACTCAGATAGTTGTCTTACTTCTGGTTGGATGTACAGATTGTGCACTCCTGGCAGTGATGTCCTATGACCGATATGTGGCTGTGTGCAAGCCTCTGCACTACTCCACCATCATGACACACTGGGTATGCGTCCAGCTGGCTGCAGGGTCCTGGGCCAGTGGTGCATTTGTGTCCCTGGTAGATACCACATTCACCTTGCGTCTTCCTTACCAAGGAAGCAACATCATTAACCACTTTTTCTGTGAAGCACCTGCCCTTCTGAAGCTGGCTACAGCAGACACTTACAGCACAGAAATGGCCATCTTTGCAATGGGGGTGATAATCCTCCTAGCACCTGTCTCCCTCATCCTCATCTCCTACTGGAACATCATCTCCACTGTGATCCACATGCagtctggggaggggaggctcaAAGTCTTCTCCACCTGTGGTTCCCATCTTATTGTTGTTGGTCTCTTTTATGGCTCAGCAATATTTGCGTACATGAGACCAAACTCCAAGACAATGAATGAAAAGGATAAAATGATTTCAGTGTTCTATTCAGCAGTGACCCCCATGCTGAATCCCATCATTTACAGCCTGAGAAACAAGGATGTCAAAGGGGCTCTCAGGAGAATGAGTTCAAGATAA